In the genome of bacterium, the window GCTTTCAACCAGTTCCTCATGCTGTGCTCCTTTCCCCCGTTAACTGACAACTCACTTCGTGATCGCCATCATCAACAAACAACTCGTTGGTCAATCCGCGTCCCGCCCGTGGCACTTGCCGCAGAATCCCACACCCGGTGTCCGGCTGCCGTTCTCATGGCAGACAAAGCAGACGGCGTCGCGGTCATCGTGCCAGGATCCCTTGACATCCTGCAGGAATCCATCGGGATGCGGCGACACGATCGTGCGGTGGCACTGCAGGCACGACGGGTCGGCGCCGCTGGGCTCATGGCATCCGGCGCACACCTCGATGTCGCGCCGGGCAAAGTCGGCGTGGGTGTAGAACTTGAAGTCGGCCAGATCGTGCCAGACCGGACGATGACGGCTTGCATCGTTCTCCGGGTTGTGGCAGGCATTGCAGAACGACTCGGTTTCATGGCAGACGGCGCAATCCATCGTCTTGGCGCGCACATCGCTGCCGTGCGTCCAGCGGTAGTTGAGCGTGTGGGCGCGCTGCAAAAGCAGGATGTCGTTGCCTTCATGCGCCGGCGCCAGCGGCCCGAGGCGGTCAACCGGCGCGCCCTCCTTGTTGCGCACCGCCAGCCCGAGCGCCGCTCCCTCATGGCATTCGGAGCAGTAGCTCTCGCGGTGGCAGCTCTCGCAGGAACGGGCGTCGCCACGCGCCGCGATGGAGTGATCGAGCGTCCAATCGGCCACGTGGTCCTTCGGACGCAGCAACTGCACCTGCGAATGGCAGACGCCGCAATCGTCCTTCATCTCGCGCTCGTTGTGGCAATCGGTGCAGAGTTCCATCGGCGGCAGGGCCTCGGAGGGGGCCTTGGTGGCCGTCTCGACACCGGCATGGCAGGTGGCGCATTCCAACCCCTGCGCCATGTGCCTGGCATGGTCGAAAGTCAGTTCGCGCGGCGCGGTCGGCCACGGCGAGGAACCATCGGCCGGCACCGTCCAGTTGACCTCCGATGGCTCATGACAACCGTAGCAGTCCTCGACCTTCGGCAACAGCATGGTGACCGCCGTGGTGGCCGAGCCGGCCTCCTTGTGGCAATCCAGGCAGGCCGCTCCGACCTCCTCGATGTGCTTTTTATGATCGAAGGGGATGGTCGGCGTCTTGGAGCCGGTCGCAAGCGACGCGAAGATCATGCCTCCCGCCGCCATCACCATCATCGCTGTGAGTATCTGCCGTTTCATCGTCGCCCACCCTTCCGTGACGGGTCCGCCCGCAACCGC includes:
- a CDS encoding cytochrome c3 family protein, with the protein product MKRQILTAMMVMAAGGMIFASLATGSKTPTIPFDHKKHIEEVGAACLDCHKEAGSATTAVTMLLPKVEDCYGCHEPSEVNWTVPADGSSPWPTAPRELTFDHARHMAQGLECATCHAGVETATKAPSEALPPMELCTDCHNEREMKDDCGVCHSQVQLLRPKDHVADWTLDHSIAARGDARSCESCHRESYCSECHEGAALGLAVRNKEGAPVDRLGPLAPAHEGNDILLLQRAHTLNYRWTHGSDVRAKTMDCAVCHETESFCNACHNPENDASRHRPVWHDLADFKFYTHADFARRDIEVCAGCHEPSGADPSCLQCHRTIVSPHPDGFLQDVKGSWHDDRDAVCFVCHENGSRTPGVGFCGKCHGRDAD